CTGAAGATAACTTTGTTGACTTTGACCGGGGCAAAAAATTAAATATTAAATTTGTGGGGACTTTCAAGTATTACGACGGGATGAAGGTACCTTATGCCTATGAAAAGGACTATCCGACCAATACTTTTGGAGAGATTATAAGTAAAGCAGGGCTGAAACAATTCAGGGTAACGGAAACGGAAAAATGGATCTATGTAACAACAATGTTTTCGGGAATGAGAGAGGAGCCATTTGAGGGGGAAGACCGAATGCTAATTCCCTCCGATAAGATTGAGACTTATGATCTGCAGCCAAAAATGCATACGATGGATATAGCCAAAGGGGCGGTGGAGGCCATAAACAGCGACAAGTATGCCCTTATTATGATGAATTTTAACAATCCGGATATCATCGGACACACAGGGAATATCCCGGCGGCGATTGTCGGAATTGAGGAATGTGACAGGGCGGTGGAAATGGTAACAAAGGCGACACTGCAAAAGGGCGGATTAGTGGTGGTGTCAGCTGATCATGGCAATGCGGAAATAATGATGAACAAGGACGGGACTCCGGAAACGGCTCACTCGGCCAATAAGGTGCCGTTTATTGTCGTGGACGACGATCCCAAATTTAAAAATATAAAATTAAAAAGCGGTGGAGCATTAAAAGACGTAACACCGACGATTTTGGAGATTTTGGAAATCCCTAAACCGCCGGAAATGACCGGAGTAAGCTTGATTGAACCTGGAAGATAAAGATGAGTTTCTTGGAATTGTTTTAAATTCTCTCTTTTACTTCAAATTTTCCATATATTTTTGTTGTTCGATAGTTATTTAGAATATAGTTATTAATCAATTCCAATTTGAGAGGTGATAAGTCCGCAAAATTCATGTTTGGATTATAAATTATTATGGCTTTTTGATTATTATCTAAATCGGTTATCATTTGAATCTGGTGGGCCAGAGTAAAGAACCCATAGGGGGTATCATTTTTGGTAGCATTTTCTTTTCCGCTTAGAAAATATATTTCCGGCATCCAAGGATAGGCGAAAATTTTTTGATTGGAGGGAGTTTGGGAAAGAAAATCTATTAAATCATCGATGGCGGCAGTATCGGTTCCCTGGTCGACGGCAATTCCAAATTTTGAATTTTTATAATTTTTAAAAGTTCCGGGTATTTTTCCGTAAGATTGGATTTTTTCCACCTGGCTATATATAAAAAAATCGTTGAAGGAACTTCGGTTTAAAATAAGGGTAAAAACTATAAGGCTGATGCCAAAAATCATGGATATTTTTTTACATAAGTTTTCAACCAGGAAACCAAACAAAATCAGAGCAATAATCAGGGGAAAGAGCAGATGCCACCAATCCGATCGACCTAAAGCACTTCTAAATAGAAATAAACCGATTAGACAAAGGGTTATAACAATTCCGGTATTCGGATTTTCTTTTTTTTCTTTAATCGATTTGCTTATCCCCCAAAAAAGGGAGCCGATAATTGTAAGCTGGCTGAACTGCCACCACATTTCTATTGATCCCAAATAATTGTTGACAATTCTCCAATCTAATAACTGCAAAAGGTTGCTTCTTTCTACCGCCAAATTAAAAAAACCATTCGAGAATGCATTTGAATAATAGGCTAATTGTCCGACCATGTCGAGAAAAGCCCCGTGATAAAAAAGAAAAAAGGAGATGGGGGTAACTATTGTCAGCAGTCCGCATAGGTAATAAAAGAAAGGTTTTATTATCTTGGTTTTTTGGGTGGTTATTAAATAGATACTGACTGATAAAAATGACACAATACCTACTTCTAGACTAATAAAAATTGACAAGGCGTTGGCAATCCCTGCCCAAATCAGCCACCAATTTTTTTTGGAATTTATGTAATTAAACAATGGAATTAAGGGTAATAAACCCATGGCTAATCTGATTTCTACGTTGTTTTTTGTTAATCCGTTGCTTATACCCATTATCATAGTAAGAATTGTTATCCGAGCGACTTTGTTGTTGATAATGGTTTTTATTAACGAATAGAAAATAAAATAGGCAACTATCTGAAGAAGGTGAAAGAAAAGCTTCACGTTGGCAACGGTGGCTCCTGTCAATAATACAAAATACTTTAGAGTCCAAGCCAATAAAGGAGGTTGGTGGGCCATAAAATCCCTATAGATGATTTGATTGTTTAAAAGACGCTGTAACCACCCCAACCAAAAACCTTCTTCGACAGAATCCAAATCTGACCGATAATAGAGAGGATTAAAGGCCACAATAGTAATCAGCGCAAAAGGATATATTTTAAAAATAAAATTAAATATCTTTTCCTTATTTTTTGATTTCATTATTTCTGTAATAACCACAAAAATGGCGGTTATTATCAATAAAAACAGAAGCCAATAAAAATTTCCGGGTTTTATTACCAAAAAAATTAACAGTAGATGACTGGGATTTTGTAAAAAACGAAAAGGCAATAAATGATAAAGTAAGGGCATAAAGCCCAGGACAAATAGCGGCAAGATCAGTGAGTAGTTGAATTTTTGAATCACCTGCATCATAACCAGACCAAGAAAAATGCCATTGGTGAATAACTTGGGATTAAATACGATTTCTTTGTCCTCCCCTTTTGACATTAGCATCGTCCAAAACATAAATTGAAATAGGACAAAGAAAGCCAGGACCAAGGTTCCGGAAAAATCCACAAAATTCACCTGGGCAAAAAATAAAAGAGAAACCCCAAAATATAACCAATCATAAAGGCGTGCTTTTCTCTGGCGATGTTTAATAAAAATTAGAGTAAAGGCAAACAAAATGGCAATTACCAGAACAAGTAAGCCGTATTCAATTATGTCGATTGACTTGGCCTGAGCTAATTGCCGGGAAAACGAAGGAATCGCCTCCCAAGATGACTTTGAAAATATGTTGACTGAGCTGAATTTGTTTAGTAGATACAAAAATATTTTATCCAAGCCGAGGGAAAAGAAAAGTGTTCCCAAAAAAAGACCGATAGTCATGAGGAAGCTTAACTAATTTGAATAATTAAGTAAATATGAAGTACATTTTCGAACTTAAGAGAGAGGAGATAAGTTTCTATTTTTCAACCTTTTCTATTCTTAGGGTGTCACCGTTTTCAATAGAAACACCGAGAGTCTTTTTCAAGATTTGGGACTCAAAGGATTTTGGCCAGGAGGGTGAAAAAATTTTGATCCGGTCGTCAATTTTTAGAGCGGCTCCACGCCTTAATACCTGGATTGACCTAATAAGATCACGATATTCGCCCTCGGAAATAAGCTCGGGGGTCAAAGCGGTATCCAAAACTACATTTAACAATTCCGTTTGGGGAGCAAAGATGACTTTTTTGACATTGGTTTCCTGGGCGATGACATCTATCAGCCCCTGATCCAGTTTGAGGCTTGAGTCGACAGTAACTTTGGCAAGCGGCTGACGGAGTTTAATGTTAAACTTTTGCCTCTGGCCGTGAACCAGTTGGCAGATATTTCTGACAGACTCCATCTGTTTTTCTAAAGTGGCGTTGATTAAGTCATTTTTTGACTCCGGCCAGTCCTGTAGGTGAACACTTTGGATGGAGGCCGCCAGGTCAAAACCGTGAAGATTTTGAAAGATAATTTCCGACAAAAATGGAACAAAGGGTGATAAAAGACGGGAAAGACTATCAAAACAGAAAAATAGGATTTCATGATTGTCGGATCTGTCGCGGCTGCGCCTGATATACCAGGTGGACAAGTCGTTGACAAACTTCTCGATGGTTTTAGTGGCAGCCGAAGTATTGAATTTATCCAGACTTTTGGACGTTTTGGAAATGGTGGAATTTAGCCGGGACAAAAGCCAGCTGTCCATAACATTGCCGGAATTTTGGGGAGTTAACGAATTTTTATCCGGCTGCCAATTTTCCAGATTGGCATGCTGAGTGAAAAAACGATAGGAGTTCCAAAGGATTAAAATAAAATCCCTTTTGACCTGATCGGCGATGTTGTAACCAAAATTGACGTTGGTGTGGGATTTTTGCTGACAATACAGCCAGCGCATGGCGTCGGCCCCCATTTTGGTTATGGCATTTTCGTAGGGAATACCATTTTTTTTGGTTTTGCTCATCCGTTCGCCTTTTTCGTCTCTGACTTCGGTGTGAGCGACCACGTTTAAATAAGGGGAGGTGTTTTCGAAAGCAACACTAAAGAAAAGCATGGAGTAGAACCATAAGCGGACCTGCTCGACCATTTCTAAAACCAGATCGGCCGGAAACCATTTTTGCCAATAATTTTTGTCTTCAAGATATTTTAGAGTGGAAAAAGGGACGACTCCGGCATCGAGCCAACAATCCCCAACATCGGGAATACGAGTGACCTCTTTTTTACACTTGGGACAGATAATCTTAATCTGGTCGATCCAGGGACGGTGAAGGGAAGGAAGTTCTTCGACGCGCTTCGCTTGCTCAGAATCAACTGCGAGTTTTTTTAGCTCCTCTAGGCTGCCAACAACTGTCAACTCACCACAGGAACATTCATAAAAAGGCAGGGCCAAACCGTAAAAACGTTTACGGCTGATCATCCAATCTTCCATTGAATCCAACCAATTTTGCATGCGGCGACCGACATATTTGGGGTGCCAATTAACTTTTTTGGCGGCTTCTTTCATGAGAGGGCGGATTTCATCGGACTTGATATACCAACTATCTTCGAGTCTAAAGAGACACTTGGTGCGACAGCGCCAGCAGTGAGGATAGCGGTGAGTGATCGATTCAGTTTTGTAAAGTGAATTGGTTTTTTTGAGATAGTCGAAAACGATTTGGTTTACTTTGTGAGCGTAAAGGCCAGTTAAGTCCCCAAAACCTTCGACAAAATAGCCTCTTTCGTCGAGGGGAGCGATCATGGCTGATTTCAATTTTTTACCCAAGAGATAATCTTCCTGGCCGCAACCAGGAGCAATGTGAACCACCCCGGTTCCCTCTTTGGGGTCGACTAGGTCCCAGACGACGATGGAGTGTTTAACATTTTCCTGGGCGGGAATTTTGTAGAGTGATTCGTATTCGAGGCCGACAAGACTATTGGCATCAATAGGTTTGTAGTCGGTGATATTTAACCGATCGGCGGCCAAGCGGGCCAGGTAGACGACATCATTATCAATTTTGGCTTTGACATATTCAAAGCCGGGATTGATGGCCAGAAGCACATTGGCAGAAAGAGTCCAGGGAGTGGTGGTCCAGGCCAAGACATATTCGTTGTCCCGATTTAACAGTTTAAATTTTAAATAGACTGAGTCGTCGGTGACTTCTTTGTAGCCGTCGGCTTCTTCATGCTGAGAAAGACCGGTTTCGCAGCGAGGACACCAGGTAGTAGCACTTTTATTTTTGGCTAGCCAGCCTTTTTGATGAATAATTTTCAAAAAATACCAGATATAAAGATTGTTGGTTTTTGAATTGGTGTAATAGGAATTTTCCCAGTCCATAAACATGCCAAGACGTTTTGACTGCTCTGTTTGCAAATTACTGAATTTATCGACTCTTTCGATACAGGAGGTGGTAAATTTATCCAGACCAAAGTCAATGATATCTTTTTTTGAATTAAAACCGTTTTCTTTTTCGACTTCGACTTCGACCCATAAGCCCTGGCAATCAAAACCATTTTGAAAACGCTGCGCAAACCCACAGGCATTTTTATAACGCTGAAAAACATCCTTTAATGTCCGCCCCCGGGCGTGATGAACTCCCATGGGGCCATTGGCGGTGATGGGGCCGTCAATAAAACTGAAATTTTTTTCCGAAGCATCGTTTTTGTGGAGATATCGGTTGACAAAATCATGGTGATACCACCACTCTACAAGCTCTTGCTCTAAGACCGGAAAATCAGGCAGTGACGGTAAATCTTTAAAGTAGGACATAATTGGGTGAATTTTAACCTTTTTGAATCGAATTTACCAGAAATAATATGTATAATCTGAACTACTATGAAATATCGCCCGTCTTATTTTAAATATTCGCCCATTCCCTACACCGGTTGTAAATATTGCCTTCCATGCCCTTTTGGGGTAAATATCCCCCGTAATTTTGAAATCTATAATGAGATGAAAATGTTTGATTGTCACGAAACCAGTGCCAAAGAGTATGGCAGTCTTGACGATTTGCAGAAAGCTTCTAACTGCAGACAATGTGGTAAGTGTGAACCTCTCTGTCCACAAAAAATTGCTATACGTGACTGGTTGGTAAAAGTGGCAGGAATATAATGGTGCATATGGAAAATCATAAAATAAATGTTCGATTGAGAATCGTTGTTATCAAAGACGGCAAGCTTTTGGTTCAGTACCGACAAAAACATGATTATTATCATTATATTGGTGGGCATTTAGAATACGGAGAAACGGTGCTGGAGGGCTGTATTAGAGAAGTGGCCGAAGAGTGCGACGGGGCCACATTTGCGTTTAATAAAATTCTTTATATCCGTGACTTTATTCTCCCCGAAGAAAACGAGCATAGTGTGGAATTGTTTATATTAGGAAATATTGATAAGTCAGAAAAATTGGAACATCTTTTTGACCCTCAACATACCGATAATTCTGTTTGGTGTACGTGGTTGGATATGGATAAGCTTCCGAATAATTTAAAGCCAAAGGATTTAACTAAAAAATTAGTGACTGATTATAAAAATAATTTTCTAAATACCGGCGAGTACGTGGGGAGGATGTAAAAAATGAAAATTTCATCAGTCGTTGAATGGAGTAGCCAGAAGGTAACTTATACTTGGATTCCGGCGGATGATTTGAAAAAATTTCAACCAATAAAACAAGCTTATGGCGTTTGTGTAAATGACGACAAAGAAACCCTGATATACCGTGCACCAGGGAAAACAAACTGGAATTTACCCGGGGGTACACCGGAAGGAAACGAGTCCCCGATTGAAACATTAAAACGGGAGTTAATAGAAGAAGTCGATATTGAAGTTGAGCGAATTAAACCCCTGGGGGTTCAAAAAGTAGTTTTTTCCGACGGTGTTATTTTTTACCAGGCCCGATTTTATTGCAAAATAAAAAAAATATTATCTCAAACGGTTGACCCGGCAACAGGGCTTTTGAACGAACGTAAATTTGTGAAAATTGCAGAGCTTAATAAGTATTTAAAATGGGGTGAAATCGGTGAAGCGATTGCTAAACGGGTGGTAAATATGGAAACAATCCTTAATTATTAATGGCTACAAAACAAAATTAGAACATTCCGGTCCCAAAAATCACACAGGGTGCCAATCCATCAACTCTAACTCCAACATAATTCCAGTGTACCTAAACTTACCAGACAAAGATTTTTGTAAAAATCCGATGAGTAGAAGAAGAATCGTTAGATTAAAGTTTGGATTTTGTAGTTTATTGTGGACTAAGAGTGGTTTCAAAATATATTATGGATTGAGTTATAATTGACCTATAAAAAACTCACGATCTTACGATCGGGGTTTTGTGTTCCGCTTTTGTCGAGCAATGCTTAGTTATTAATAGCTTCATCTCCGACCTCACGGTCGGAGATTTCGCTGTCTTGGAATAAATATGACTGAAATTGAAATTCGAGGGAAATTATCAGAAAGTGAATTCTAATATGCAAATAATTTACCTGGCCGGGAATAGCCTTAATAATAAAACTTGGATTGAAAAGGTAAAATTCAACTTTGATTCGTTTTCCGAGGGTGATATTTTGTATTACGATCATTGGGAATCCGGAAAAGAATGGATAAACCTAAATAAAGAATCAGAAAAATTAGCCAAACTCGCAAAAGATATAAAAGATTGTTTTGTTTTTGCCAAATCAATCGGATCGGTATTGGCTTTAAAAAATATTATGGAGGGAACCCTACACACAAAGAAAATGGTGATTTGCGGATTTCCCTATCGGGCTGGTAAAAGAGAGCTTGAAGAAATAAATGAGTGCTTAAGGACGCTTGCTGTCCCGACAATGTTTATTCAAAATGAATTCGACCCGGTTTATAGTTTTGATGAATTGACAAAAACACTGGAAGAAAATAGTCCACTTGATTGCCACCTAGTGAAAATTCCACGCAATAATACACATGACTATGAGGACTTTGAGAATTTAACAAAAACCACCAGAGAGTTTTTTGAAAAATAATAATATGATTCTATCTCCTAAAATTCGAAAAGCTTTAAGATTGGCTGCTGTTCAACATGATGGCCAATACCGCAAAGATGGTGTTACTCCGTTTATCATTCATCCAATTGAAGTGGCCATGATTGTCTCAGAATATACCGATAATGAGGATATTATTAGTGCTGCTTTGCTTCATGATGTTTTGGAGGATACCCGGGGGTGTTCCATGGGGTATGAAAACTTTCCTTCCCTATAACAATTCAACCTTTTTCAAAAATATTAAGTACCTCAATAATCCACCCACTATTTCGTAGTTCACTTTTCATATTTTTTATTTCTTCAAAAGAAAACCACTTAGCGTCAAGAATTTCATCTTTTGGATAACTTAAATCTCCACTTATTATTTTTGCTTCAAAAGCGTGTATTACAGGCTCATTAGCTGAGTTATGGATAACACAAATTTTCTTAATTAATTCAACGTTATAACCAACTTCTTCCTTTGCTTCTCTAATAGCGGCTTGTTCGATAGATTCCCCTACGTCGACATGTCCAGCAGGGAAATTCCAAAGACCATATACTTATAGCTTTTTTCTTGAATTAAAAGATATTTATTATTTTGGTTAATAACGACACCCGCGACGACTAAAACTCTTTGGTCTTCTTTTTTCATAATTTATTCTAACCAATGGTATCTTTTGTTACAATACTGCGAATATTGTGCCCCGAAGCGAGAGAAGGCGAAACGTAATAAATTTCTTTCAGAAATTTAAATGTTTCAGCAGCGTTTGCCGACTTTGTCGGCATTACGCTGCGGAAGGAGAGGGAGTCGAACCCTCATGCCATTTCTGACGCGGGTTTAGCAAACCCGTGGCTTACCATTCGCCGCATCCTTCCTGGATACCCACAGTGCGTTCTAGTATATCAAATTTTGGAAAAATGCTTTAGAATAAGTGTAGCTATGAAAGGAAAAAAGGACGACTATATTTTTACCGATCCGAGCGAAGAGAAAACTGTTTTTGAATGGGTGGCGGCCGAAAGAGCTTTTAAAAATAGGGATAAGGATTTTTGGGTAACGGCAATTTCTATTTTGGTAATCGTGGGAATTATTCTTTTTTTAATCGGCGAAAGCATGCTGATTATTGCCTTGTGTTCTATTTTGTTTCTTTATTATGTTCTTTCTACTGTCCCCCCGCAAAATGTAAATTACAAGATTACCAACCGGGGTTTGTATTTTGGAGAACTGAACTATACATGGGATGTTTTGGAAAGGTTTTGGTTTAAAAACAGCCTGGATAGCGAGATGATGTTTATTGAAACAAAACTTCGGTTTCCAAGGCAAATATCGTTTGTGATTAACCCTGCCGACAAAGAAAAGCTCTTGGACATTATGAAAAGAAAAATTCCTTTAACGGAGAATCCCCCCTCGGCGATGGATAAAACTGTAAAGTGGTTTGGCAACCATCTACCGCTTGAGAAAAGGCAAAAAACACAATAGGGCAGGTTTATCTTTTTTTGGTATAATTCAGGCAATTTGCGCCCGTAGCTTAATTGGATAGAGCATTGGTTTGCGGAACCAACGGTTGGAGGTTCGAGCCCTCTCGGGCGCACCAGAGGAGGGTGGGCAGGACGGTAATGCGCTGGTTTCGAAAACCAGTTCCGGCAACGGATAACAGGTTCGACCCCTGTACCCTCCGCCACGTAAAATTTGCTTTGCAAATTAACGTGGCTTGAAACGTCAATTTTGTGAAACAAAATTATACGTTTTGCCTATAATTCAAACGTTGCTTGAAACGTGAACGTAATATTCTACGAAGTAGAATAAACGTTCTTACGTTTCGCCAATTTCGCGAAGGCGAAAAGTCTTTGAGATGTTGTTGTTGATTAAATTCCACCGGAATAAGTTAGAATTAGACTATGAAAAGAACAAAAAGGTTTTTTAAATGTTTTGAATATGCCCGGGACGGAATTGTTGAGGGTTTTCGGGAAAGGAACATGAAAATTCACGGATTAACTGCATTAAGCGTGATATTTTTTGGGATATTGTTTGATTTGGTGGTATGGGAGTGGATAGTAATATTTTTGCTTTTTGGGATGGTAATGGGGGCCGAGCTTATCAACACCAGTATTGAGGATCTAGCAAATGTGATTAGAGACAAAGAGGGATTGGATTATCGGGCGACAAAGACAACCCGGGATTTGGCGGCGGGGGCAGTACTGGTTACGGCGATAATGTCGGCGATAATCGGGACATTGATTTTTGGGTCGAAGTTATTCTGATGATTATGAAAGTGCTGCTTCATACCTGCTGTGCGGATTGTGCCTTGAAAATCATTGCCACCGTCGGTAATAACGTAACCCTGTTTTACTACAACCCAAACATCCATCCGAGAGCAGAATATCAATCAAGATTGGCGGCGGTCAAAAAAATTGCTCTGGAAAATAAAATTAAACTAATTGTCCCCGACTGGAAACCAGATGAGTATTTTGAAAGAGTAAAAAATGATGGGGATAGGTGTAAAAATTGCTGGTATTTGAGAATTATAAAAACGGCGGAATACGCCAAAGAAAATGGCTTTGAACAATTTTCTACAACACTTTTATCTAGTAAATATCAAAACAGAATAACAATCGAGAAAATGGCCAAAGAAATCGGAGGAGAAGGGGGGGTGGAGTTTTTGAAGATAGAAAATATTAACAGGGAAATGAAAACGTCGGGTTTTTATAAACAATTTTTTTGCGGGTGCTGTTATTCGCTAACCGAAAGGTTTGAGGAAAAATATGGAAAGACTAAATGAGTTTATTAAAAAATACAGGATAGAAATTTCCCCGCTATCGATGAGACTGTGCCGGGAGGGTATAGAGAGGATGAAAAAGAGCATTGACCCGGCACACGACGAAAAACACGTTGAAAATA
This sequence is a window from Candidatus Shapirobacteria bacterium. Protein-coding genes within it:
- a CDS encoding glycosyltransferase family 39 protein, translated to MTIGLFLGTLFFSLGLDKIFLYLLNKFSSVNIFSKSSWEAIPSFSRQLAQAKSIDIIEYGLLVLVIAILFAFTLIFIKHRQRKARLYDWLYFGVSLLFFAQVNFVDFSGTLVLAFFVLFQFMFWTMLMSKGEDKEIVFNPKLFTNGIFLGLVMMQVIQKFNYSLILPLFVLGFMPLLYHLLPFRFLQNPSHLLLIFLVIKPGNFYWLLFLLIITAIFVVITEIMKSKNKEKIFNFIFKIYPFALITIVAFNPLYYRSDLDSVEEGFWLGWLQRLLNNQIIYRDFMAHQPPLLAWTLKYFVLLTGATVANVKLFFHLLQIVAYFIFYSLIKTIINNKVARITILTMIMGISNGLTKNNVEIRLAMGLLPLIPLFNYINSKKNWWLIWAGIANALSIFISLEVGIVSFLSVSIYLITTQKTKIIKPFFYYLCGLLTIVTPISFFLFYHGAFLDMVGQLAYYSNAFSNGFFNLAVERSNLLQLLDWRIVNNYLGSIEMWWQFSQLTIIGSLFWGISKSIKEKKENPNTGIVITLCLIGLFLFRSALGRSDWWHLLFPLIIALILFGFLVENLCKKISMIFGISLIVFTLILNRSSFNDFFIYSQVEKIQSYGKIPGTFKNYKNSKFGIAVDQGTDTAAIDDLIDFLSQTPSNQKIFAYPWMPEIYFLSGKENATKNDTPYGFFTLAHQIQMITDLDNNQKAIIIYNPNMNFADLSPLKLELINNYILNNYRTTKIYGKFEVKERI
- the ileS gene encoding isoleucine--tRNA ligase, translated to MSYFKDLPSLPDFPVLEQELVEWWYHHDFVNRYLHKNDASEKNFSFIDGPITANGPMGVHHARGRTLKDVFQRYKNACGFAQRFQNGFDCQGLWVEVEVEKENGFNSKKDIIDFGLDKFTTSCIERVDKFSNLQTEQSKRLGMFMDWENSYYTNSKTNNLYIWYFLKIIHQKGWLAKNKSATTWCPRCETGLSQHEEADGYKEVTDDSVYLKFKLLNRDNEYVLAWTTTPWTLSANVLLAINPGFEYVKAKIDNDVVYLARLAADRLNITDYKPIDANSLVGLEYESLYKIPAQENVKHSIVVWDLVDPKEGTGVVHIAPGCGQEDYLLGKKLKSAMIAPLDERGYFVEGFGDLTGLYAHKVNQIVFDYLKKTNSLYKTESITHRYPHCWRCRTKCLFRLEDSWYIKSDEIRPLMKEAAKKVNWHPKYVGRRMQNWLDSMEDWMISRKRFYGLALPFYECSCGELTVVGSLEELKKLAVDSEQAKRVEELPSLHRPWIDQIKIICPKCKKEVTRIPDVGDCWLDAGVVPFSTLKYLEDKNYWQKWFPADLVLEMVEQVRLWFYSMLFFSVAFENTSPYLNVVAHTEVRDEKGERMSKTKKNGIPYENAITKMGADAMRWLYCQQKSHTNVNFGYNIADQVKRDFILILWNSYRFFTQHANLENWQPDKNSLTPQNSGNVMDSWLLSRLNSTISKTSKSLDKFNTSAATKTIEKFVNDLSTWYIRRSRDRSDNHEILFFCFDSLSRLLSPFVPFLSEIIFQNLHGFDLAASIQSVHLQDWPESKNDLINATLEKQMESVRNICQLVHGQRQKFNIKLRQPLAKVTVDSSLKLDQGLIDVIAQETNVKKVIFAPQTELLNVVLDTALTPELISEGEYRDLIRSIQVLRRGAALKIDDRIKIFSPSWPKSFESQILKKTLGVSIENGDTLRIEKVEK
- a CDS encoding 4Fe-4S dicluster domain-containing protein produces the protein MKYRPSYFKYSPIPYTGCKYCLPCPFGVNIPRNFEIYNEMKMFDCHETSAKEYGSLDDLQKASNCRQCGKCEPLCPQKIAIRDWLVKVAGI
- a CDS encoding NUDIX domain-containing protein; amino-acid sequence: MENHKINVRLRIVVIKDGKLLVQYRQKHDYYHYIGGHLEYGETVLEGCIREVAEECDGATFAFNKILYIRDFILPEENEHSVELFILGNIDKSEKLEHLFDPQHTDNSVWCTWLDMDKLPNNLKPKDLTKKLVTDYKNNFLNTGEYVGRM
- a CDS encoding NUDIX hydrolase, with the protein product MKISSVVEWSSQKVTYTWIPADDLKKFQPIKQAYGVCVNDDKETLIYRAPGKTNWNLPGGTPEGNESPIETLKRELIEEVDIEVERIKPLGVQKVVFSDGVIFYQARFYCKIKKILSQTVDPATGLLNERKFVKIAELNKYLKWGEIGEAIAKRVVNMETILNY
- a CDS encoding HD domain-containing protein; the encoded protein is MILSPKIRKALRLAAVQHDGQYRKDGVTPFIIHPIEVAMIVSEYTDNEDIISAALLHDVLEDTRGCSMGYENFPSL
- a CDS encoding diacylglycerol kinase family protein, with protein sequence MKRTKRFFKCFEYARDGIVEGFRERNMKIHGLTALSVIFFGILFDLVVWEWIVIFLLFGMVMGAELINTSIEDLANVIRDKEGLDYRATKTTRDLAAGAVLVTAIMSAIIGTLIFGSKLF
- a CDS encoding epoxyqueuosine reductase QueH → MKVLLHTCCADCALKIIATVGNNVTLFYYNPNIHPRAEYQSRLAAVKKIALENKIKLIVPDWKPDEYFERVKNDGDRCKNCWYLRIIKTAEYAKENGFEQFSTTLLSSKYQNRITIEKMAKEIGGEGGVEFLKIENINREMKTSGFYKQFFCGCCYSLTERFEEKYGKTK